GGCGCCGGCCTTGCAGGCCTGGGCCGCGGTGTCCGGCCCGACCCTGACGGTGGAGCTGGTCGAGCAGTGGTTCCAGCGCCTGGCCCTGGCCGCGCACGGCCAGACTGGCGCGTTGCAGGGGCTGCCGCCCGGCGGCGAGGCAGCTGCGAGCCTGCTGGTGCTGCGCGAGTTCATGCATCACCGCGGGCATGCGGCCATCACCGTCGCCGCCGCGCGGAAAACGCTTGTGGCCCCACCCCCATCGGCGTAGAAACAGGCTCCAGCCCAAACTTCCAAGGAGCAGCGTATGGCCAGCTACAAGGTCGGCTATTTCGTCGGCAGCCTCTCGTCGACGTCCATCAACCGCCTGCTCGCCAAGGCGCTGGTGCGGTTGGCGCCGCCCGAGCTGGTGCTCAGCGAGATCGCCATCAGGGACCTGCCGCTCTACAGCCAGGATTACGACGCCGACTATCCGCCGGTGGCGCGCGCCTTCAAGCAGGCCATCGCCGATGTCGACGCGGTGCTGTTCGTCACGCCCGAATTCAACCGCTCGATCCCGGGCGCGCTGAAGAACGCCATTGACTGGGCCAGCCGACCCTGGGGCAAGAACTCCTTCACGCGCAAGCCCTCGGGCGTGATCGGCACCTCGCCGGGCGCCATCGGCACCGCGGTGGCACAGCAGAGCCTGCGCGGCGTGCTGTGCTTCTGCAACTCGCCCCTGATGAACCAGGTGGAGGCCTATATCCAGTTCAAGCCCGGCCTCATCACCGCCGACGGCGAGGTCACCGACGAGGGCACCCGGCAGTTCCTGCAGAACTACATGAGCGAACTGCACGCCTTCATCGTGCGCGTGCTGACGGTGCTGCCGCGCAATCCCTGAGGCCGTGCCACCGGCCCGGCTGCCGGCTCGGCCTCAGGCGGCGCGCTTTGGTGCCGCGGTGTAGCGCAGATAGGGGCGCACCGCGTCCCAGCCCTGCGGGAACTTCTGTTTCAGCAGCGCCGGGTCCTGCAAGGAGGGCACGATCACCACATCGTCGCCCTCCTTCCAGTTGGCCGGAGTCGCCACGCTGTGCTCGTCGGTGAGTTGCAGCGAGTCGATCACGCGCAGGATTTCGTCGAAGTTGCGCCCGGTGCTGGCCGGGTAGGTGATGATCAGGCGCACCTTCTTGGCCGGATCGATGATGAAAAGCGAGCGCACCGTCGCGGTACTGCTGGCGTTGGGGTGGATCAGGTCGTAGAGCTCGCTGACCTTGCGGTCGGCATCGGCCAGGATCGGGAAGTTGAGCTCGGTGCCCTGCGTGTCGTTGATGTCGGCGATCCAGGCATGGTGCTTGTCCACCGGGTCCACCGAGAGCGCGATGGCCTTGACGTTGCGGCGCGCGAACTCGTCCCTTAGCTTGGCCGTGCGGCCGAGCTCGGTGGTGCAGACGGGCGTGAAGTCGGCGGGGTGCGAGAACAGCACGCCCCAGCTTTCGCCCAGCCAGGCGTGAAAGCGGATGCGGCCTTCGGTGGAGTCCTGTTCAAAGTCGGGGGCGAGGTCGCCCAGGCGTAGGCTGGTCATGTGCTTTCCTGTGTTGGTTGGTAGAACGGGGATCTCGAAGCTCGGGTGGCGATGCGGCCTTGCGCGCCCCAGCTTGTGTCAGGCCGCCAGCAGGCCCAGCCTGGCCTCGGCCACGGTCGCGCGCGTCAGCGGCGCGGCGAAGGTGGAGATGAAGGCGTAGACGTAGTCGCGCAGATAGGCGTCCTTGCGCACCGCCAGCCGCGTCATGTTGTCGGCGAACAGATGGCGGCCGTCGATCGGATGCAGCTGCTTGTCGCGCTCCTCGTCGTAGGCGATGGCGGCCACGATGCCCACGCCCAGGCCCAGCTCCACATAGGTCTTGATGACGTCGGCATCCATGGCCACCAGCACCACGTTCAGTTCCAGCCCGGCGGCGCGGAAGGCGTCGTCGATGTGCGAGCGGCCGGTATAGCCGCTCTCGTAGGTGATGATGGGGAACTGGGCCAACCGCTCCAGCGTCAAGGCCTGACCCTCGGCCGATTCGCGCGCCAGCGCATGCTCGGGCGGTACCAGCACGGTGTGGGTCCAGCGGTAGCAGGGCAGGGCCACCAGCTCGTCGTACTGGGCCAGCGCCTCGGTGGCGATGCCCACATCGGCATCGCCGTCCAGCAGCAGGCGCGCCACCTGCTGCGGCGAGCCCTGCTGCATGTGCAGCAGCACGTCGGGGTGGGCGGCGCGGAAGTCGCGCACCACCGGCGGCAGCGCATAGCGTGCCTGGCTGTGGGTGGCGGCGATGCGCAGCGTGCCGCTGCCGGCGCGGGCGAAGTCGTCGCCGGCGCGCCGCAGGTTGTCGGCCTCGTGCAGCAGGCGCTCGACGATGGGCAGCACCTGGCGGCCCGGCTCGGTGAGCCCGGTGAGACGCTTGCCGGCGCGCACGAAGATCTCGATGCCCAGCTCGTCCTCCAGTTCGCGGATCTGGCGGCTCACGCCGGGCTGCGAGGTATGCAGGGCGTTGGCCACCTCGGTGAGATTGAAGTCGCGGCGCTGGGCTTCGCGGACGGATCGCAATTGCTGGAAATTCACGTTGCAGGGCTCTCGTTATGCGTTGTGCATTTTTTGCGCGCGGCGCGGGCCTTGTCCTCCAAGAAATTCAGCAAAGCATTTCGGCCCGCCGCGGGCAAGCTATCAAAGCCGCCAGCCGTAGGAGATGCCCAGCAGGGTCTCCTGCAGGCGCACATGGGCATTGCCACCGCCGAAGCCGCCCGGCGGCAGGCCTGCCGGGATCGAGCCGCTGCCCCGCACCGTCTTGCCCGGGGCGTAGGCGAGGTAGCCGCTGAGCTCGCCGCCGCCGAGCTGCCAGCTCGCGCCCAGCGAGACATGGTCCTGCACCACACCGGGGGCCAGGATGTTGAACAGGGTCTCGCCGCCCGGCACCGGCTGGCGCGCATGGCTGATGCCGGCGCGCAGCGTCAGCTCGCGGCTGAGCTGGTGGCTGACGGCCAGCTTGAGCACCGTCAGGTCGCGCCAGCCAAAGCCCGGGCCCTCGGCCGCACCCAGGGGCTGGCCCTGCAGCAGGCGCGCCAGCGAGTGGCCCACCGCCGCCACGCGGCTGTAGCGGATCGTCTGCACATCGGCGCCCAGGGTCCAGTCGCGGCCGGCCTGCCAGGCCAGGCCGATGCCGTAGTTCTCGGGCACGTCGAAGCGCCCGCCATCGGCGAACAGGCCGGCATAGTCCTTGAACCGGCCGCGCACCTTGG
This portion of the Paucibacter sediminis genome encodes:
- a CDS encoding NADPH-dependent FMN reductase, with product MASYKVGYFVGSLSSTSINRLLAKALVRLAPPELVLSEIAIRDLPLYSQDYDADYPPVARAFKQAIADVDAVLFVTPEFNRSIPGALKNAIDWASRPWGKNSFTRKPSGVIGTSPGAIGTAVAQQSLRGVLCFCNSPLMNQVEAYIQFKPGLITADGEVTDEGTRQFLQNYMSELHAFIVRVLTVLPRNP
- a CDS encoding peroxiredoxin codes for the protein MTSLRLGDLAPDFEQDSTEGRIRFHAWLGESWGVLFSHPADFTPVCTTELGRTAKLRDEFARRNVKAIALSVDPVDKHHAWIADINDTQGTELNFPILADADRKVSELYDLIHPNASSTATVRSLFIIDPAKKVRLIITYPASTGRNFDEILRVIDSLQLTDEHSVATPANWKEGDDVVIVPSLQDPALLKQKFPQGWDAVRPYLRYTAAPKRAA
- a CDS encoding CysB family HTH-type transcriptional regulator — its product is MNFQQLRSVREAQRRDFNLTEVANALHTSQPGVSRQIRELEDELGIEIFVRAGKRLTGLTEPGRQVLPIVERLLHEADNLRRAGDDFARAGSGTLRIAATHSQARYALPPVVRDFRAAHPDVLLHMQQGSPQQVARLLLDGDADVGIATEALAQYDELVALPCYRWTHTVLVPPEHALARESAEGQALTLERLAQFPIITYESGYTGRSHIDDAFRAAGLELNVVLVAMDADVIKTYVELGLGVGIVAAIAYDEERDKQLHPIDGRHLFADNMTRLAVRKDAYLRDYVYAFISTFAAPLTRATVAEARLGLLAA